CACTCCCCCCCCTTATTTTGCATTTATAGTCTCAGTGTTAGAAGAGTACCTGACCtgcagcaggtgctcaataaatttttttttcaatgaacgAACAGAAGAAATAGTAGATGGTTTTCAGTGTATTGGTACGGaagtatttgattttatttaaaatctataaaatgcTGGTTGTGGCTCTATGATTAATCAACTCTATGACTCTTTACCTCTTTGCTCCTTTGCTGAGCTCATACAGGGTAATGGAAGATTCATTCTAAATGGGCTTTGCTAGAAGACTCTCTTCCTGCTTGGAGTTCTACTGGAAAACTGATCCACCACTATCGAGAAACATGATTTTTGTGAAATTTCCTCTGCAACACCACTGAAGATCTCTCCCACTCCAACAGTGATAGATCAGGGATTGAACAAGATCAGCACCCTTTGGTCACTTCACAAGAGCGGATTTATTTTCAATTCCATCTAATTATTTTCTGGAACCTTCTTTTGTAGAATCATTACTGTGTTATTTTATGGGAGGATGATGGGTTAAACTGCTCTAAAGCAAGGATATATTGAAAATGTTTCCTCTGTGGCCAGACTGTCCAAATTTGACTTTGGAGTCAATATTTTACTGGATATTTAGTGCTTATTAAAATCACTTGCAGCCAAAATGAAATGTCAATCAGAGGCATACATTACACTGCTAGAAATTCAAGATTTCATAGGATTTTTGTGATGTATGGTATGGTATGACAGAAATTAAATTGAATATGCCATTTCAAATAAATCctgaggatggaaaaatatagataatttttaatattttctaaaaatgtattattctCTAGCAGTGAATGCCACAGTCAAAATACgcaactagggcctccctggtggcgcagtggttgagagtccgcctgccgatgcaggggatatgggttcgtgccccggtctgggaggatcccatatgccgcggagcggctgggcccgtgagccatggccgctgggcctgcgcatccggagcctgtgctccgcaacgggagaggccacaacagtgagaggcccgcataccgcaaaaagaaaaaaaaaaaatacgcaACTAATTTTAAGCCAGACCCCAAACgagtaaatacatataaaatttcaaatgGTGGTATgcacagtaaaaaacaaacaaataaaaactaaaagaacacTGCAGGCAGACCTGTTTTATATAAGGCGGTCATAGACAATCTTCCAAGTCTGAGATATTAGAATCAAGACCTgaaggggaggagggaacagCATGCAGGTCTGTGGAAGAAGAACTTCCAGGTGAAATAATAGCAAGTGCCAAGGTGTAGAGGTGGAGACATTCTGGGTATTGTCCAGGGAAGCAATGAAGCAGATGTATTAGGGCAGAGTGAATAGGGTCAGGAGTGGTGTTAGATGAGAGGTGGGGGTGTAGGTGGTGTAGGACTTTTAGACCACTGTCATGACTTCGGCATTTACTTAGTGTGAGATTAGAATCCAAGACAGGGTTTCCACTGGAGGAGAAACGTGGTCAGGTTTCCTTTAAGGGAATGACTCTGCAGTGAGGGAAATTGACTGTATAAAGAAAGAGACAGTAtaaaatgagaaggaagaaaggaaaaccagTTAGCAATCTCTGTACAAAAGAGAGGCAACTTTAGCTTGGAGACAGTAGAGGTGGTCAGATTCAGGATCTATTTAGAAGCTGATAGGTCTTCTGCTGGACTGAATGATGTTAAGTAAGAAGACAACCATGACTGAGACTTCTTGCTTCAGCAACTGGTCAGAGGGGATTGCCATTTATTGAGATACAAAACTGTGTGGGAGGAGCCACTTTCTGGTTCATTttgagatcattttttttttttttttttttttttttgcggtatgcgggcctctcactgttgtggcctctcccgttgcggagcacaggctccggatgcgcaggcccagcggccatggctcacgggcccagccgctccgcggcatatgggatcctcccagaccggggcacgaacccgtatcccctgcatcggcaggcggactctcaaccactgcgccaccagggaggccccattttgaGATCATTTTTAAATATGGTATAAGGTAAGGGACCAATCTTATTCttttgtggatatccagttttctcagcaccatttgcgggaaagactgtcctttctccattgaatggtcttggaaGTCTTGTTGATGCCATTTGACcacatttatttctgggctctctattctgtgccATTGGagtatatgtctgtctttatgccagtaccacactgttttgattactgttgctttatggtaagttttgaaatcaggaagtgtgagaactccaattttgttctttttcaaaattgctgtTTATATGTGCACATTgtgtaaattttatatatatatctgtatatataacattatatctaACACTGTGTAGGTTTAAGGTGTACACTATGATGATCTGATAcatgtatatactgtgaaatgattacttcAGTATGGTTAGTTCATATAATTTGATGctatttaattaattgatttatttatggtattatttatttattttgatcctttcaggatcttagttccctgaccagggatcaaacccaggccctggcagtggaagctcagagtcctaaccactggacaaccagggaattcccaatgttattttaaatatgaattgttttcttaatttccttttgagGTTGTTCATTgttattaaatagaaataaactaATTTTTGGTGAATCCTCCCCCCCATATAGTATTTCTTAATATCCTGTGAAAGTAGTGTTCTGAAgagcacagtttgaaaaatactgCCCAAAGGGATATcctaatttttattgttgttgcagaGTCTTTCTTTAAACCTATTTGCTTTTTCACATTATTTGGAGAACTTTCCTTAtgtaatttttaacatttatgaTGAAtcatgttcttatttattttgaaggaaaaaacccTAAGAATTTGAATAATGCCCATAGTCCAATGAAAGTTAATTTATCCATCTACCAGAACTCcctatttatttacatttcactAATTCAAGGGATGAAGTTCAAATTTAAATTCTATTGCATGTGAACTATATGACTTTGGACATCCTGCTTCATGATTCTGAGCTTAAGCTTTCTAAACTTGTAAGACAGAGTAATAGCATCAGGCTTATTTTTGTTATAATCAAAaagtatacatatgtgtatgtcaCTTTAGAGAGTGTTTCCGGTTGGGGAATGAAGAATGTGGATTGTATTTAGACTTTGATCTTGGTTCTTTATGTTCTAAGTTATggtattaaacttttaaaaacttgctTTATACCCTAAAAAATGAAGACGTATATGCAGATCATATGGTCTAATAATACTATtcattcatttctattatttagGCTTGAGAGTGTTATTAGACTTATTAATTTCTCTGATACGGTCTGACAAACTGACGTCTGAAAGCACAAAAGTGAGTGGTACTTTCTGAGGTGGGGGAGTTAGATGAGACATTTCTAAACATGATTTCTAGGAAACACTGTTTGAACAAACTAGTAAGTGAAAAAGTCAGGTCCTTGCTTTGTGGTAGCAGTATTCCCTTCTCTTCATTATAAAGTGcaatcatttaattttatttatttattttggctgcaccacatggcttgcaggatcttagtacagtaccctgaccagggactgagcccgggacccctgcagctcaagtgcagagtcctaaccactggaccaccagggaattccccacaatCATTTTAATACAGCCCAACATACTGTATAAGAATAAACTCATTAATAAGGATAAAACACCATTGAAATCATTGACTGAAGAGGCTTTACCTGAGAACTTTTATTTCCCTTATTCAAAACTGTGGAACAGATTTGCCCCCAAAGATTGTAATTATTCTTGTCTTTAATCTCAGTTCTCTGGAGAAGTTTAAACTAACTTCTTATTACTAGCCTCAGAGGTGGCATTGTTGTTATCTCCATGGTGATAACATGCTTTCTGCTACACAGAATATAGTTGCTGTTATTTCTCAAAGGGCTTACTTCCCAAGCAGGAAAGTCCATTCTAGTGTAAAAGATTCTAAAGGAGAAATGTCAGCAGTATgtggtttcttatttcttaactCTGGTTGGAGgtaggaagaagaggaaagagattcTGGTTCCCTGAGAAGTCACTGTTATCAGAGGTGGTGCATGTGTCCAGGTGCCGTCCTTGTGTTTCTGAGGTGCCTGGTGTTCTGCAGGCAGCTCTGTCCCTTGCTCAGGCTCACTGAGATGGCAGGATTCCATATCATTGCTTCATCCCACCCGCCAAAACCCTCAGTCCCAGAAGGGTCCCCACAGTCGGTTGTCTCTCTGTCAAAACCACAAATGCTCAAGGATCCATTcatcctttccttcttttatttgttGAACTTACTCACTTGCTCATCAACATGTATGTACTGAGCACAACATGTAAGGCATTTctggggatacagagatgaaaaaaaatttatgtccTCAAGGGAATCTCAGTCTATTGAGCTGATACACAAATAGGTAATTCAACTCCAATATGATTATTGTCAGAGCACAGAGGAAGGATACCTTATCCGTGAGGTGGAGGGAGAAGGTTACACTTGAGATTAAAAGATAAATGTACTTTTTCCAATTTAAGGAGTAAAGTTTGAAATTCCAGGCACAGGGGACATCTCACACGAAAGCACAGGGCCATGGCACCAGGCAGTTCGCTATCGTTGTTGGAGGATGGACGATGCTCCGGCTGTTTACACTGAGTCTCTGCTGCGGGTCGCCAGGCTGCTGGGGATTGAGCCTGATGTCTTAGCAGATGGCAGGGCTGGGTGGTTCCCGTCCAGCTCCACTTTCAGAAAGTGGCCATTATCCTGCCCTTGATCACCTTACATGCATCTCCTGGAGTGATCAGACTTTTTACTATGACTTTCTTGGCCTCTGCCTCACTTGATGATCTGCATGTCTCTTTCAACAACTCACTGAGATAAAACCTTTACCGCTGGTGGGGCTAGCTAAGCCTTCTCCCCACATTTGCAGCTCTGCGATTACTCGCTGCAGGCCTCCTGTGAGGCTGCATGTCCTCCTTATCTTCCCATAATGGCCAGTTGGTGGAGAGTTCCTTCTTTCATCTTCCATCTGGGTCTTCACAGGAATAGAAAAAGAGATTGTTCTGGAAATAAGTTATAGTTCAACACTTTTAAGAGAGTAGAGGATATAAAGGAGTATAAATGGCCAATAGGAAAATAAAGCAGTCAACAGtagtaaagaagagaaaataaacactaaaaatagtAGAGTGGTATAGtcttaatatatattattgaaataCATATAATTAAAGTGGTGGCTCCAAAGCCTTCTAGGAAGGGATGTGGCTACATTGGTTGTCTGGACAGATGGATAGCAATTACGGCTTAGAACATGTATTTTACGATAATGGTTTTAAAAACATTCCGTATCTATTCATTCTTTACACAAACCCTCCACCATAAGAGTCCtcaagtataaaaataattttggcttTATCGGTCATTTACCTTTATGGTACAATCTGATACTCTAGCAAATTAGGGATGTCCTGAAAAGAGCTGCTAAGGGTATGATGTGGGAAGACACTGGGAGGGGCTTGCTGGGAGGAGGAAGTGTTGTGTCTCCATCCCTGAGGCTGCAGATTAGAGAGAATGCAGACGTTCTTTAGGTGGCTTGCCGGGACTCGTTGAGGTGGAACTTTTCCCCAGTGTTCTGCAGGGGATGGGGACAAGGCACTGACAGAACCCCAAGGTGCTGGCTTCACAATACACAAACTTCTAATCCATTTGCTCAAATACAATCcaagtaatggaaagaaaaaaaaatcagacaatctAGTCATTGGACAGCAATACGTTAAAGTAGTCACAATGTCGCTACTGGAGTCACAGCCTCACACCTTTGACAGGGATTAGTGTAACATTTCTAGGTGAAATCCAGGCCACTGGGAATTCCCTACGGGACACCAAGACAGCTCCTAGGGCTCACAGTCGTCATGTTTGCTCTAACATAGTCCTCTTGCTCCAAAGACAAAACTTGGGTAATCAACTAGTGGATTTTGTGCAATTTTTCATGAGTTTCCAAGCAGAgtttccccccccctttttttttgtcaGTTACCAGATGCTAATATGCTAATATGATGACGTTGGCTTAGATGGGGATCATAAATATTCAAATCAGTTCCATGAGTGCTTGTTATGCGCCTGGCTGTGGCTCCGATAAAAGATGAGGAAAACACAGTCCTGATCCTCAGAGAAGCAGGCTAATTGTTTGAGAGGAATGCTAAAAATGAGGTTTGATGTTGTCTCACATTTATATCGGAATTATACCCTGAAATACTGAAATTCAGGGCAGTGTATGAAAAAGGACCCAAATGAGCATCCCAGATAAGGAATTTTAGTATTTATGTATGGGTTAGCAGGTCACATTAGCATGGATTCACAGTAATACAGAAGTACTGGTGAACTAGTTGTGTCAACAAGAACAGAAatgatcaggaaaaaaagaagctAACAGGtagcacttgtttttttttttttttcaactctgGTCCTGCTCCTCATCCCGTGTCCCCATCTCAATGACACTGCCTGCAGTCACCCAACCTAAGAAATGAAATCAGCCCCATCTCTCCTTTCCCCACATCCACTTTAACTCCTATTAATTCTAGCTCAATAATAtgccatatccctccctcccctctaatCCCTCAAGGCTTCTTTGTGGCCTTGGAACCTTTAACCTGGCTTCCAGGGTCCTTAGTAGTCTGTCTCCTGCCAACGTCCTTGCTTGTTGTCCCTACCTTCCACCCTAGAGAACACCTGCAAGCTCTAACAAGTCTGGCATGCAGGTTCAGGGGTTCTCTCCATACGTCCTCAACCCCAACTCTCTTGACCTTAAGACCAGCTTAAATGCCACCTCTGAGAAGAGCCTCTCTAAACTCCAAGATTGCACTGAAGACCTCTCCTATCCAACAACTCCCCCATTAGAGCTCCAATGATAAGGGACTGCACTTGCCTGTGTACTTGTCCCCACTGTGCCATTCACTGGTTGTCAGTACCTATTTACTCACCTgcagaaatggagataaaagagTTACCTAACTTTGGGATGCTTTGAGGATGAAAATGAGCTAATAATAATGTAGCACTGAAGTTCTTTAACCTAGTGCTAAAGTTTCCACTATTGCTTCTCTTTACTAGACTGAGTTCCATGAGGTTCATGCCGGCTCACTCAAAGCTCTGCAGAATGCACTGCCTGTTGATCACGAACGCGCTAAATTAATGGACCTTTCTAGGTATGAGGTCAGGAAGACATAACCAAGGGCCAAGCGTGGAAtgactccacacacacacaaaacactttTGGGCTTATAGCCCCACTTGACTCCATGACGATTCATCTAAATCACCTAAGCCTGGGGAGACCCCCAACTTTCCTCCTAATTCACACCCCACCCACCTCATTCACAGGCACGGGTGGGGTGAGGATATAATACTTTATTCACTCTAACAAGGGCCGAGGGGATGTAATGAGGGGGAGGTGGGCGCGTTTCCAGGGACCCCAGTAGGGGATCCTCCCTGTCTCCCCGTTCCAGGGCAGCCAGGGCCGCTGTCGCACCCTATCTGAGACGCAGGTGGCGGGGCGGGGAGTTGTCCAGGTTAACAAAGCCCCAGGTCGGGATACCAGCGTGCCCCTCCCCAGTTCGCACCCCGCGGAGACAAGAATGGCGCTTCAACTGCACTCACAATCTGGGCAGCGCTCTGTGGCAGTGGCTCCGGCAGGTAGCTTGAAGTCCCGGCCGCAGCCCGCGCAGATACACAGACGGCGCCGCATGGGCGCGCGACGGTGGCTGACGAAGTGCGAGCTGAGGCGGGAGCGCCGGCGGCACTCGGCACGTGGGTAGGGCCGCTCGCCTGTGTGCGTGCGCGCATGCTCCTCCAGGTTGGAGCGGTGGCCGAAGCCGCGGCCGTACACAGCGTAGCAGCGCAGCTGCTCGCCCGTGTGCACGCGCCAGTACTTGGCCAGCGCCGAGCTCTGGGCGAAGTGCGCGCCGCAGTTGGCGCATGCGTACGGCCGCTCGCCCGTGTGCGTGCGTCGGTGGCGCGCCAGACACGAACTGCCCCCGAAGGCGCGTCCGCAGTCCGGGCACAAGTACGGCTTCTCGCCCGTGTGCGCGCGCAGGTGCTGTGCGTAGTTGGAGCTCTTCGCGAAGCGGCGGCCACATTGTGTGCAGGCGTACGGATTCTTGCCCGTGTGGCGACGGCGGTGCTGCCTCAGGTTCGAGGCAGCTGAGAAGCGCTTGTCTCATTACGGGCGTTCGTAAGGCCGCTCGCCCGTATGCGTGCGGCTGTGTTTGGTCAGCGCCGACTTCTGCGAGAAGCGGCGGCCGCACTCGGTGCACGCAAGGGGCCGCTCGCCCGTGTGTATGCGGGCGTGCTTGGTCAATGTGGAGCTGCGCGCAAAGGTACGGCCGCAGTCCCGGCACTCATGTGGGCGCGCCGGGTACGCCGACGGGGCTGGCGCCTCACTCGGGACCTCCTTGTTGTCCATGGGGATCTTGAGTTTCACCACTTCATACTTCTCTTCACCCTCATCCTCCTCACCCTTCACCAGCAGCACCATCTCTTCTttcatcccttcctcctcctcctcctcctctgtctgcTGTTCACTGGGCATCTTGGTGTCCAGCCGCAGGTTCGGGCGCTCGCGCTGCCCCAGGCTAGGGCGCCGGGCCCATGTAGCACTTGTGATGTGGCAGACACTTTTATAAGTTCTTTACTttggggacttacctggtggttcagtggttaggactccacgctcccaatgcagggggcacaggttcgatccctggtcggggaaataagatcccgcacgccacaCGAGGCAgccaaaagataaataagtaaaacaagtTCTTTACTTTATTACATTACTCATTTATTCCTTGCAAAAACTCTCTATGGGGTATGTACTATTATAATCATCCATGACGGCAGTCTGTACTCTTAACTGCTGAATCCCATTGCCTCTCTATCCAGTGGGTACAAGGCGTGTTTATGAAGAAATTTAGATAGCATTTGGAAATTCTATATTATATGTGAAGAGAGACAGTGCCATCTCTATCCCGTGGGTAGCATTTAATTGTTTCTTCAACATAGCATATTGTTTGAGTTAAGGATAGATAATATACTTTCAAAATAGAATGATgacagataaattttaaaattttcttccttgatttgCTTTTAAAAGAGCAGAGATAACGTCAATCTATTTATTCAAATGCCTCTAAAATGATAGTGTATATTTTCTAGATACAAATTTTGTATTTTGAGATGTCGATTTATCAGACTTACTATTTGCAATTGTAAACGTAAGTGATTGATTCATACTATATACAGACTCCAAAGGAGAACTTTTCTACATATTAGATTAATTGATTGTAGGTTTTGTAGTAAAACCCACACCTTTTCCTTTATACAGTGGGCAATTTGCCAAACAGCTTTTGGGTAACTTACTAAAGTGCCAATAACCTGTTTTCAGCTTCACTGTGATGAGTCCTCAGTCCTTATGtctgaagacagaaaaagaccCATAGAGAAGAATATATCGCTTCTCCAGTTCTTAGTATTTAAGTGGTGAATTATACTTCTAAAGAGAGAACAATCTCATATTTGGCATCTGTTATTAAATATGTGGTTTCCATCTTCTTTGGGAGTAAATTTTTAAGTTTCATAAAAATTCTAACACTTTTGTATTAGTAACTAATCAACACTGATAGACGTGTAGAGCATTTTAATTAATATCATATCTGACTGCACTTGTTCTGAGTTTGATGATGGGAGAGATAAAATATTAATGACCTCAAAATGAAtgtatgaaaacattttattggtCTTGTCCcaattataatttcttttaactTGGTTTTTAGCTTGAAgcatattattctttttcaaataaggaAGATACAGCaaggatatatttatttatttcaacacGGATTGgttgattttaattaatttttaaagaggaaCAGAAAATGGTCTTAttaatgtgtaatggaatatgatagctcttattttaaatttttatttgaatttttcatttgttgCATTGAGATGTTTTGGACACGTTCAATATTCCAGTGCAAAGTTTCAAGTTCTTTCTTTGTGGTTATTTGCAAAGAAGGACAAGAATATTAAAGACTCTTGATGAAAGAGGCTGGTCTTTCAGGAAAAAGCCTCTTCATTCAAGGGCTTTTCAAAATTTGCTTTGGGAGTACTGTTTGTCATTTAACTCTTGCTTGTGTTACCTTACTTATACaatcaaattatttcatttccttgCAGGGATATGTGCCTTAATACGCCATTTGTAAAAAGATTTAGAATTTCTGGGTGAAAGATTTTAGTGACTCTATGACATGTAGACAGAACAGACAAAGTGAACTTCAGAATTGCTGGGACATAAAACACCAGACTGATTATTTGTAGAGTCTAAAGCCACTAGAATTatctggagaaaggaaaagaaaaaaaaggaaaaaagaaacaaaaagtatgTTTATCTCCAAATGATATTCATTGTATATTTACTCAAACAGTGATTTCTATGATTTTAATAGCAATATTTTCCAGAATAATTTTGTGACATGCAAATAAAAAACATCCCCGATTTATAACAGCAAATATATAGTTTGATAAGTTGCTATGCAGATTGCTGACTTTCTAGTGATCATAGACCTTAAGATAAGGAATTTAGTTAGTTCTCCATGTGCgtaacatttaaatattaacataatAGGAAGTGCAAAACTTTAGTTATATCTTTTTTGTCAAGACTGTGGAGGGTTGCATGAATTGTTGAGAAGAATGTGCATGAGAAGGAAGAGCAATAAATGAACATTCAAATATGTACTATTTCTGATTATAGAAATATTGTATTTACAAAACTATATTGTTggagggagcttcaagatggcagaagagtaagacgtggagatcaccctcctccctacaaatacatcagaaatacatctacacgtggaactgctcctacagaacacctgctgaacgctggcagaagacctcagacctcccaaaaggcaagaaactccccacgtacctgggtagggaaaagaaaaaagaaaaaacacagacaaaagaatagggatgggacctgcacctcggggagggagctgtgaaggaggaaaggtttccacacac
This sequence is a window from Mesoplodon densirostris isolate mMesDen1 chromosome 4, mMesDen1 primary haplotype, whole genome shotgun sequence. Protein-coding genes within it:
- the LOC132487699 gene encoding LOW QUALITY PROTEIN: zinc finger protein 771-like (The sequence of the model RefSeq protein was modified relative to this genomic sequence to represent the inferred CDS: substituted 2 bases at 2 genomic stop codons); amino-acid sequence: MPSEQQTEEEEEEEGMKEEMVLLVKGEEDEGEEKYEVVKLKIPMDNKEVPSEAPAPSAYPARPHECRDCGRTFARSSTLTKHARIHTGERPLACTECGRRFSQKSALTKHSRTHTGERPYERPXXDKRFSAASNLRQHRRRHTGKNPYACTQCGRRFAKSSNYAQHLRAHTGEKPYLCPDCGRAFGGSSCLARHRRTHTGERPYACANCGAHFAQSSALAKYWRVHTGEQLRCYAVYGRGFGHRSNLEEHARTHTGERPYPRAECRRRSRLSSHFVSHRRAPMRRRLCICAGCGRDFKLPAGATATERCPDCECS